From the Natronococcus sp. AD-5 genome, one window contains:
- a CDS encoding DUF6789 family protein, whose translation MATADRIERRVSTREPERALPPSFVLYRATIRGITGGLIATAIMTLYRLPIFSALPPTAEFWARFVGGGEPERYPLHGLVLHFLYGAVAGGVFGTLFAIVDRQTYLDRERLGLLSGLAYGLVLSAVGHRIIFRYLLDRELADDEALVFHVGHAIYGLTLGTWFGTHERFGDVYD comes from the coding sequence ATGGCGACTGCAGATCGTATCGAACGGCGGGTTTCGACTCGAGAGCCCGAACGAGCGCTTCCGCCCTCGTTCGTGCTGTATCGTGCTACGATTCGGGGAATAACGGGCGGACTCATCGCGACGGCGATCATGACGCTGTACCGATTACCGATTTTCAGCGCGCTCCCGCCGACTGCCGAGTTTTGGGCGCGATTCGTCGGGGGTGGCGAACCCGAACGGTACCCGCTCCACGGGTTAGTCCTCCACTTTCTCTACGGTGCCGTTGCTGGAGGGGTCTTCGGAACCCTCTTCGCTATTGTCGACCGCCAAACGTACCTCGACCGAGAGCGATTAGGACTCCTCTCCGGACTCGCGTACGGCCTCGTCCTCTCTGCCGTCGGTCACCGCATTATCTTTCGGTACCTCCTCGACCGGGAGTTAGCGGACGACGAGGCGCTCGTCTTCCACGTCGGACACGCGATTTACGGACTGACGCTCGGAACGTGGTTCGGGACGCACGAGCGGTTCGGCGACGTCTATGATTGA